acaaacctcctctttgtttttaaaggtATCTAAATCTCGCCATTATTCACGAGGCCAAAGATGCTGCACTAAAGATGATTGATTTATCCTATGGTGACTCCTTCCTCAACATTCAAAACAACCAAAGACAGGTAAAGCAACCCCTAGAATATTGCTACATGCAGATAATTTGACGTTTTTATGACTGAAGCTCCATACTAAACATTTCCCCTCTCTTTTCAGACTGCCCTGCATTTGGCTGTCATCACTGAACAGCCTCTTATAGTGGAACGGTTGGTGAAATCTGGTTGTGACTCTTCACTTGTGGATGACCGCGGTAACACTGCACTCCACATCGCTTGCAGAAAGGGTTCTCTGGCCTGCTTCAGTCTCCTAACGCAGGGCTGCCCACAACAACTCCCAACCATCCTTCAAACGCCAAACTATTACGGTAAAAGAGCATTCCTTGTTTATATTCTTTTAGAAATTATCTTCATTTGGAGATGTGGACATATTTGCTCTAATTTGAATTGCACCCCACAGGCCAGAAATGCATACATGTGGTCGCCACCCAAGGCTACTTGTCGTTAGTGGAAAACATTATTCAACTCGGTGCAGACATCAACGCTCCGGTAAGAATTGGATCTTGTCTCTTGTAATACTAATCTATGTGCATGATCAAGCAATTAAAATTGCCCCACTGGGAAACACCATAGCTAAAGATGCTTTACTTTTTCTTGAAACAGGAGCAATGTAACGGGCGAACTGCTTTGCACTTAGCAGTTGATCTACAGAATTTGGAACTAGTTCGGCTTCTGATCAGCAATGGCGCCGACGTTCACAGCTTGACATACGGTGGTCACACGCCTTATCATCTGACCTATGGCCGGCCTAACACAGACATCCAAAAAGTCCTGTCTGAGCTCACATCGCCACACCTTAGGGAACTTCCCGATAGTGAGTCAGAAGACAGCGATGAAGAGTATTACTACTCTGATGAAGATGTAAGCATTACTTGTCATATCTTTAGTTTTTGCCAAGGCATAAGACCGCTTGATTATGTTTTCCTAATTTCCTTGTCTCGTTTTCTCATTTCACAGGTATATGATGATATTAAAATGGTGGGGCATTAGGAACATGTTGAAGGACCTTAAATTCTCTTGAACGGAGAATTCTCCGTTCTCTCAAACGGCCCGGGAACATGTCCACATTGGGGCTCGCAAGGGCACAGGGGACTCCGCTCATTGGCAGTGCAAGTAGAAGACCAATGTAGAAGGAGCTCAGGAAAAGAAGGCTATTTGTGGGTCAATTAAAAAAACTGACCACCTTAGAAAAACACTGGAGAGAGGCCAACAAGTGTACTCTTGGCTCTTTATGATGGACTGTATTTTTTAGATGAAATTGACAGCTGCGATTCTTGTACTGTGATGTAAAATATTGTGTATacagagatttatttttatttaaatgtatatatgtacatatgtttTGAAGTTTTCTTTTGTGAAAAGATTCGTAACACACTTTAAATTAAAACCTTGACAATTTCACTTGGTGTCGTTCCTTGGAAATACACGAGAAGTGTTCTACACGTAAAAGGGGGAAGTTAAATATCCTCCGTCACATGGAGAATTGTTTGACGCTGAAGAATGTGTACTCTGTTTTCTGTCTGCGGAGTACACTGGAATTTCCTGTGCAGGAAGTGCCAGTCAGATAAAAATTGGGAGCGCTGAGAGTCCCTTAACTTCCTGGATTCCCAAAATAAGGCACGTTTTGCACAAAGCTTAACTTATGGTAAAAAATTAGCCAACAATAACCCACCGCCAACATTTAGAATGacaaaataatattccttataaGCACTTCCTACTTTGCCTTCTTGGAAAAGGGTGTAGTGCCAGTTCTGGGTTTTATATGAACATTGTTTGTTCCTAAATTTTAAGATGCACGATTAATGCGACAATTCAAATTTCCacattcaattattttttatgagattaaatataaagggatagttcactcaatgaaagtctgtcaccatttactccgTTCATGAGAATGACATGATATTAAAATCATATTCtacaataaatcttcacttttgtttttggcaattcacatttgtgcatatcaccatctactaaaatggacttaaatattgatctgtttctcacctacaactCCCTTATCACTTATGGAGATagggattaaaccactggattacttttatgctgcctttatgtatcTACAAAGTTAtgatcaccattcgcttgcattgtaaagacctacagagctgaaatattcttcaaaaaaatctttgttctccagaagtaatacacatctgggatgacatgggagtgagtaaatgaaagaattttcatttttgggtgaactatcccttgaaaccAATAGTGTGAATTGAAACTCTAAACTTTCCACAAACTTTCATATTCACAAATGAACCAACTAGTCAACCAGTTCAATTCAGTCACAAAGTGTGACCACCCAATCTGCTTTGTTGGCTTGAGATTTACTGTAAAGCAAAGTCAAGAAGTGTGTGTGGTTTTCTAGATTTGAATACAAACCTGAGAAGTCTAAAGGGGACGCCACCTTCAACTTAACCCTGCACATTTCTGAATGTGAACATGGACTGCATGCCTTCTTAATTTTAAGACACCTTAAAAATTCCATGCAAATGATGTAGTCATACCACTCTATTTCAGAGACATGTGGAGTGCAGGGGTCTAGTTAGGACAAACAGGGGCCCTACACAGATCCTGTAACCGCAGGGCTCACGAGAGCTTAATATGATTCAGCCTGATCCGAGAAATGACGGCTGGGCTGCCGTTTGGAAAATCCGGGTCTTGTTTGCCATCTCTCAGAAAAGGAAGAGGGCCTCGCAAAGCAAATAGAATTACATCTATGCAAATATAATGTCTAGAGGGGATTCTTTAGTGAGAGTTTAGGAAATGTAATTTGCATCTTAAGGTAGTGTGTGAAAACCAGGCAGGTGCTTACTTGAACCGTTAATCATAGGTGCAGAAAACTTAAGAGACACAAGGCGTCTTACTGTAAAGTACAATCTATTTACTATCTGTGaatgagaaatataaattttttaaaaaaagcaggaAATGGTTTCAGGCAGCAAAACATTTCCTCAAAAAGATGGCATTCTGCAGTGCGATATGGCAACAAAATATCttataacagtttaaaaaaaaaaaaaaagcttatggTGTCAAAGTGTTACACAAAGTAATACACTCGGCTGATgatatcattttaataaaaaattatattaaattagatAAACGCAAAATAGCAGCATTTTCACTTGTGGCCTCAGACCTCAGACCCAATGAACCAAAACAAGAATCAAGAGCACAGTTttcaaaaaaaatgctttttttattgtactgttgcaagaaaaaaaagctaaataaacagtaaaaaagaTCAATTGACCTGAATATTGAGGACATATTGTAGTAATTcgaaaatatttttgtcacaGGAGACGGACTTGTGCAGATATTCTCAATCCCGCTCAGTGAGCGCTACAAGATGGGCGTCAATTTCAGACTCTGACAAAATTCtgaaaaatataaacacaaagtaaaaaaaaagattttcagttTCAAACAACACACTCAaggtgaaatcgtcaggattagtacaacttttctaaatgtggctaattcgtatgatattgtgcgactgcactcgtttgaattcctacgactttcactacagccaatgacgtcgctggagttcgtttccatctaatacgtgacaattacttgcttctgtcacacaaaaCAGTTtcttatcatgtttacacactctactgattggttagtttagataaggggtttgggtaagggcatactattaataagtatgtccttatgCGCGGAACTCTGGCTCACTTCTGCATTAGagatccgggaatttgcacgtgatgaagtcatacaaatttatacgaacaacattgtgcgagaccatacgaaatagccaactcataaaatatgtacgaattttcatgagatgGAATGTTCCAAAAGTCctgctcagtcgacagcatttgaggcataatattgataatcccaaaaaattattcagaaatccctggttataaaataaataaatgtggttaGTAAGGAACatacgatggaagtgaatgggatctATCCATAAACGTTAACATTTCAACAGTATAGccacattatacatgttaacatggttttagtgtgatttaATTGCTTACTAATctaatctgtgtaaagttaaatcctATGCCacctttgttgtcatgacgacgtaacactggtaaaccctgtaatctcgTAAATTCTGTAATACCAGTAAATCTCTCATGTTAACATTTATAATTAAGGCTGGTTAATTTAACGCATAATTTTCTGCTATTAATATTTTTAGTTTAACGTGTTAAAAATATTAAAGCAATTAATGAAGTATCcatttctgttttattctttttacTTCCTGAATTTTCACGCGACAGGAGAAAGGTGTGCCGATTTGTTCCTGACAAGCTACTCAGCCTTACAGATTCCAAATAAGGTGGGGTGGGGTTAAGACATCagcagcctgccaggaacaaacacaaacacttttgTGCAATGGGTGAAACTTCAAAGTTTTTCAccactttctgtggctaacactggcatatatattttttctgaggtACTTGATTGACCAACTGCACTGTGTGACTGATTGTGTGAAAcagtgcatgcttattcattacGAACAACGCAAGCATAATAAAAACAGGAGCGCATTTACCATACAGAGAATGAAGATTCTTCATCCGCAAGCGGTCGAGTGATGCAGGCAAACTGCTGTACCTCTTCGCATCGTGTGAAAACGCTCACTGACTTTCACCTGAAACGGTTTCAAAAGCTGAAATGCCCAAGAGAGACCCAGCGTGTGCACAAAAGAGACTGAAGTACCCGTCCGATCAGCAAGCTTCAGCCAGGTATACGTGTAGAGACTGAACGACAGCAAAACTTtggcaaattaaacttcagctttcaatatgttttatatcggtgtgtatagtgtctaataatgcattggctaTGTACACTTTAGTGTCCCTTGTCAATAAAGTTTGATATTAATTGAAtttgcccatttgatcctattcttaaaaacattacaacatgtccactgattttatgccATGTATACAAATACTTGTAGATAAATAAGATTAATACCTGTGTGTCTAATTAACtatctgcaaaaaaataaataaatacaaaattacattttaacgtGTACATACAGGTATTAAATacgactaaccaatttcttgcaagttctttgagacaaaatataaaagtaaatatacatatgattttttaatgtttgttgtaatgtaacatgtaccataatttaattgcaattaatcacgattaattacaGAAAAATTTGTGATTAATACGTTTGTTCTTTTTACGATTCGCAGCCCTATTTATAATGTTTAGGTCCTGTGATtatacttttgtaaaataatattttatatttatggactaaccccattcacttccattgtaagtactttACGCAAACACAGTTTTGccctttaaaaatacatttctaaaataaacagaaacaaatCATGATTaaattgtgtggtaatcaacattatgccaaaaacagAAAATTCATTTAATAACACAGGGCAACTAAAGTTTAAATAACCATGCGGTTTTACTGCCTAAAACCACTAAATGGTAGTAATACCTAGTGGGGACTTTACTCCATTTGTAGAGTATGGTTTGGTGGTATGCAAATGCTATATCCTGTTCTATTTGCAGTGCACACACCCACCTGAATATGGGATCTTCTGTAGTAACAACACCAATCTCCAACTCTGAAGGTTTAAAGTCGATGGCTAAAACCGTAGACAAGCAACTAATTGCAGTCTATGAGGGTACAAAATTCAGAAGTTAAATTTAACAGTAGGAGAAGCATTTAAAAATTAAGGGCATTCATTTCACCCATCAAGATGAAGTCCATCGTACCTCTACAGTTTGGTCAAAGGTCCAATCCAATTTCTTCTTCACCTTTTTCTCCAGGAAGCTTGTGGCTTCTGTTTGCTTCACTCCAGCAGCGGTGGCCTTGAAACCACAGTAGTAGCCGGCAGGGTCGCATTTGTAGACCTGTGGGCCAAGCTCCTCATCCAAGCCAACCACAATCATAGCTGacataaaatattacaataaagaaTATTGACAAGCATACCTTTATCCCAATGCATTTAAATTAGGCCGTTCATAAAAGAGTAACATTccttatagaaaaaaaaaattctgcaattTTAACACAATGCTGGAATGTTTGTAATGGCACTGCTACCATACTGCACCTTTTAGTGTGCAGTATGACAAGTTTCTATATACATTGAATTAGAGGTAaaacaatatatcggttttaccaattaattggtgttgatagttgcttttttgaaCAATTGTTTATCTGCAAAATTAAATGCCGATAGTTGCAGTTTTTTCCCCTCTTCAAGTTCCACTGTAACCGACGCTGAAGGACTCTACAGTTAGAACAGCTTGGTTCTACACTAATACAGTGGTCTCTAGAGGTGCAATAAAAATCTTTAATTATTTACAATATCAATCCATATTTTGATCCTCACTTCGatgcatattttgttcttttgaatagATAAACAAGTTTTCCAAATAGAAAcgagaaaatgaaaatgaaaatgtgactatataaaaaaaaaaattaataatggtcccttgtgtgttttgggcttaTTTATAGTTATGCACCACATTTCCtggttattgggattttggttgaacagtaAAATGCATCTTGGatctcttgtagcctctatgtctgtgcatATCCAAGTAAAAAAAGACTGAGCAATTTTAACAATCTACAAAGTAATTTGAAAAACTCTCTGACGATTAATCTGATTTTtcaaccaccttagttatcggtatctccAAAATCCACTATCGTCGACCTCTAAATTGACTCCCCCAAATTACCAACTACATCCC
The Xyrauchen texanus isolate HMW12.3.18 chromosome 22, RBS_HiC_50CHRs, whole genome shotgun sequence DNA segment above includes these coding regions:
- the LOC127662517 gene encoding NF-kappa-B inhibitor alpha-like; the protein is RNSHTLHKRNKLPRHTVELYRGSKTNQMDYNVNGREPKSGRVLASIDDRLDSGLDSLKEDDYADVESDFRRMNVASDEQDIHCDPWKTYRTEDGDTYLNLAIIHEAKDAALKMIDLSYGDSFLNIQNNQRQTALHLAVITEQPLIVERLVKSGCDSSLVDDRGNTALHIACRKGSLACFSLLTQGCPQQLPTILQTPNYYGQKCIHVVATQGYLSLVENIIQLGADINAPEQCNGRTALHLAVDLQNLELVRLLISNGADVHSLTYGGHTPYHLTYGRPNTDIQKVLSELTSPHLRELPDSESEDSDEEYYYSDEDVYDDIKMVGH